In Trueperaceae bacterium, the sequence CCCCTCCTGTTCATCGGCGTCATAGTCGCATTGGGCGGCGACCTCGGGCACGCAGAAGCCGGCTTCGCGGCGGGACAACAGGTCGCCGTTGATCACCAGCGGGAGGCGGTGCGCCAGGAGCTCGATGCGTTGGACCGGCTCGGTCAGGGTCTGATGGCACCCGAAAGAGTTGGTCGACCAAGGGTGATCGACCTCGTCGCTCGTCAGCAGCTGCTGATCGAGGACGGCCGTAGCCGCGCTGCCGCACGCGTAAGCCGTCAGATCGCCATCCTCAATGAAGTCATCCGCAGCGGCGACGCCAACGCCGAGTTCCTGGCCGGCGTAGAGCAGCGCCAAGCCGCATTGGTGACCCAACTTGAGCGGTTGAGCGAAGGGCGTTGAAACCGGATCGTTTCCGTTTCGCCCTGCAACTGTTGGCCCGGAGGGAGCTATTCGAACGCGGCATGCTCACTCCTACTGGCTTCCGCGCGGTAGTCCGCTGCGTTCCCGCTACTTCCGATCCACCGCCCCCACATCCAACAGCGGAGAGGCGTCGATCGCTCCGGCGTTGAGCATCGCGCCCACCTTCTCCAGGGCGGCGACTATCATCGCCTGCTCCCAGTCGGGTAGCTGCTCGAACTGCTCGGAGAAGGTTCGCTGCAGGGGGTCGGGTGCGGTCTCGAGGAGGCGGAGGCCGTCGGGCGTCGGCGCGACCCAGATCGCTCGCCGGTCCTCCTCTGCCCGCCTGCGGGTGACGAGCCCGCGCGACTCCAGTTTGCCGACCAGCGACGTTACGGTGGCCTGACCCACGCCGGCCCTGGACGCGATCTCTTTGGGGGTGAGCCGCCCGGCTGCGGCAACTATCTCGAGGACGATCAGTTGCGGTGTGGTGAGCCCGGTGGCGCGCGCCAGTTGCCGGGCGTTCAGTTCGGTCGCTCTGAGGATGCGCCGGAGCGCGATGAGGCTGGTCTGAGTCCGGTCTTCCATCAACCGCCCTTCGACGCGGGATGCTCCTTTATACCAGATGTAAATGATTCGATAGACGAAGAATAATTGCCGCCGCGGGGGCGATTATCAGCCGCTCCGCATGATGCAACCGCGCGGACTGTAAGCCACGATGCTAGGATATCTTTCGTCTATCGTAGTATTTGTGTCGCACGGGAGGAGGCAACCGTTGCCCACCAGCCAACTACAACCTGTACGACGACTGCCGGGCCAGGTGAGATTCCGGGCCCCCCGCACCGACGACGGCGCCGACGTATGGCGACTGATCAGGTCGTGCGAACCGCTCGACGAGAACTCGATCTACTGCAACCTGCTTCAGTGCGATCACTTCGCCGACACGTGCGTGGCGGCCGAGCGGGAGATGGACGGGCGGCTCGTCGGCTGGGTGTCCGCTTACCTGATGCCAGACGATCCCGAAACCGTCTTCGTGTGGCAGGTAGCCGTGGACGAGAGCGCCCAGGGCCAGGGAATCGCCGGGAGGATGCTGGCCGCGCTGCTCGAGCGCGATTCCTGCTCCAATGTTCGTCGACTCAAGACCACCATCACCCCCGACAACGACGCGAGTTGGGCGCTCTTCCGCTCCTTCGCCAGGAAGCAGG encodes:
- a CDS encoding MarR family winged helix-turn-helix transcriptional regulator; protein product: MEDRTQTSLIALRRILRATELNARQLARATGLTTPQLIVLEIVAAAGRLTPKEIASRAGVGQATVTSLVGKLESRGLVTRRRAEEDRRAIWVAPTPDGLRLLETAPDPLQRTFSEQFEQLPDWEQAMIVAALEKVGAMLNAGAIDASPLLDVGAVDRK
- the ectA gene encoding diaminobutyrate acetyltransferase; the protein is MRFRAPRTDDGADVWRLIRSCEPLDENSIYCNLLQCDHFADTCVAAEREMDGRLVGWVSAYLMPDDPETVFVWQVAVDESAQGQGIAGRMLAALLERDSCSNVRRLKTTITPDNDASWALFRSFARKQGGELTSEAYFRKNDHFDGAHQTEHMVTIALPLAARSAA